One genomic region from Nocardia vinacea encodes:
- a CDS encoding NAD(P)/FAD-dependent oxidoreductase, which translates to MTPHEGILIVGGSAAGLSAADGLREGGYQGPVTVLNEETRAPYDRPTVSKGLLVGEGAPEFMDLRSTERLEETNITLRSGETAVGLDIDRHYLITMNGEPMPWESIIIATGARARTIRTTDGKPLPVLRTASDLNALRAALTVHRRIALVGAGFIGLEVASGLAESGVIVDVFDNKRLPLEPLIGPEIAGFLQELHASHGVNMHGDITLSAITGDEGEYVLHFSDGSSHQTPLVLVGIGVEPNVDWLVNSGVELSDGVVTDEFGRTNVANVWAAGDVAALEHPLLESRSRVEHWTHAIEHGRRVGLNIARGDLVPFTTPPYFWSDQYGMRFHSYGRRRPEDDVVFVKGSPSQENFLALFGSHGEFHGLFSNGYEQLLRPYRKLLERGASFDEACTHITAR; encoded by the coding sequence ATGACACCCCACGAAGGAATCCTCATCGTTGGAGGTTCTGCGGCCGGGTTGAGCGCCGCAGATGGGCTTCGAGAAGGCGGTTATCAGGGACCGGTCACCGTACTGAATGAGGAAACTCGCGCGCCCTACGATCGACCAACGGTCTCGAAGGGACTTCTGGTGGGCGAAGGAGCACCGGAATTCATGGACCTCCGAAGCACCGAGAGGCTCGAGGAAACCAACATCACGCTTCGGAGCGGGGAGACCGCCGTGGGGCTCGATATCGACCGCCACTATCTCATCACCATGAACGGCGAGCCGATGCCGTGGGAGTCGATCATCATCGCCACAGGCGCGCGAGCTCGTACAATTCGCACCACGGATGGCAAACCGCTTCCCGTGCTGCGAACGGCATCCGATCTGAACGCGCTTCGCGCTGCGTTGACGGTCCATCGGCGGATCGCCCTCGTCGGAGCCGGCTTCATCGGTCTTGAAGTCGCCAGCGGACTGGCCGAGAGCGGTGTCATCGTAGACGTGTTCGACAACAAGCGTCTTCCTCTCGAACCGCTTATCGGCCCGGAAATCGCGGGATTTCTCCAAGAGCTCCATGCGAGCCACGGTGTGAATATGCACGGCGACATCACGCTGAGCGCGATCACCGGCGACGAAGGCGAGTACGTCCTGCACTTCAGTGACGGCTCATCACATCAGACTCCCCTCGTCTTGGTTGGAATTGGAGTCGAACCGAACGTGGACTGGCTCGTCAACTCGGGCGTGGAGCTCAGCGACGGCGTCGTCACCGATGAGTTTGGACGCACAAACGTGGCGAATGTGTGGGCCGCAGGTGATGTCGCGGCACTCGAACACCCGCTCCTTGAGTCCCGGTCGCGGGTCGAGCACTGGACCCATGCCATCGAGCACGGCCGACGCGTTGGGCTCAACATCGCGCGAGGTGATCTGGTCCCATTCACCACTCCCCCATACTTCTGGAGCGATCAGTACGGGATGCGCTTCCACTCCTACGGCAGGCGCCGACCCGAAGACGATGTTGTCTTTGTTAAAGGATCGCCGAGCCAAGAAAACTTCCTGGCGCTATTCGGCTCTCACGGCGAATTCCACGGTCTCTTCTCCAACGGATACGAGCAGCTCCTCCGCCCCTACCGAAAGTTGCTCGAACGAGGAGCTTCTTTCGACGAAGCCTGCACGCACATAACAGCGAGATAG
- a CDS encoding ferredoxin gives MTEQFEIHLDTTRCRAYGVCVSVMPEVFETPPGSPVAVLKVHAVDASEEEDLDEAIRYCPAQALAKRPLESIS, from the coding sequence GTGACCGAGCAATTCGAAATCCATCTCGACACCACCCGCTGCCGGGCGTACGGAGTCTGTGTGAGTGTCATGCCCGAGGTGTTCGAGACACCCCCGGGTAGCCCCGTCGCAGTACTCAAGGTCCACGCCGTCGACGCGTCGGAGGAAGAGGATCTGGACGAAGCCATCCGCTATTGCCCCGCCCAGGCTCTCGCTAAGCGCCCTCTCGAGTCGATCTCATGA
- a CDS encoding LysR family transcriptional regulator: MDLRRVDLNLLVAFDALMVDRNVTSAASRLSVGQPAMSATLKRLRRLFDDPILERRGRNMVATPLAASLVSPVRQLLADTELLLRSRRHFDPATDARMFTIMASEYSTITLLHPLMTTLRTDAPNVRIRVVPVSARIEEPLANSDLDLVLSPPETVSAAEMRSLAHERLFVDTYVVALDRKHPDVGEQLTLEQFSDLPYLAITFGDTYALVEGQLDRLGVPRRTEVATGFGTAPFLLQDTRLIMLMPSTPARMVARRVGLRLLEPPMPLAEVSEAMYWHPSYTEESGHLWLRSKLRDAAQQAGEFRRTSNSDIK; the protein is encoded by the coding sequence ATGGATCTGCGCCGCGTCGACCTCAATCTTCTCGTCGCGTTTGATGCGCTGATGGTCGACCGAAATGTAACTTCCGCGGCTAGCCGCCTGTCCGTCGGCCAGCCCGCAATGAGCGCTACCCTGAAGCGGCTTCGAAGACTCTTCGATGATCCGATTCTCGAGCGCCGAGGCAGGAACATGGTGGCCACTCCGCTTGCGGCGTCCCTTGTGAGTCCGGTCCGCCAGCTACTCGCGGATACGGAGCTGCTTCTGCGTTCACGCCGACACTTCGATCCGGCGACCGATGCGCGGATGTTCACAATCATGGCAAGTGAGTACAGCACGATCACCCTGCTTCATCCTCTGATGACCACCCTCCGCACCGACGCACCCAACGTCCGCATTCGCGTCGTGCCCGTCAGTGCAAGGATCGAAGAGCCTCTAGCAAACAGCGACCTCGACCTCGTACTCTCCCCGCCCGAGACGGTCAGCGCTGCGGAGATGAGATCGCTCGCGCACGAGCGCCTGTTCGTTGACACCTATGTCGTGGCACTCGACCGCAAGCATCCCGATGTCGGGGAGCAACTCACCCTTGAGCAGTTCAGTGATCTGCCCTATCTCGCGATCACATTCGGCGATACTTACGCCCTGGTCGAAGGTCAACTGGATCGACTCGGCGTCCCCCGCAGAACCGAAGTTGCCACCGGATTTGGCACTGCTCCATTCCTGCTGCAGGACACACGATTGATCATGCTTATGCCGAGCACTCCCGCTCGCATGGTTGCGCGTCGTGTCGGACTCCGCCTGCTCGAACCCCCCATGCCCTTGGCAGAGGTCTCCGAGGCGATGTATTGGCACCCCAGCTACACAGAGGAGTCTGGCCATCTCTGGCTGCGATCGAAGCTCCGCGACGCGGCTCAACAGGCTGGAGAATTCCGACGTACATCGAATTCTGATATCAAATAG
- a CDS encoding alpha/beta hydrolase — protein sequence MHCSPGPTTAQINDELRRADMAEATTARQDVRFFSGDGECQAWLYLPTVATVFTRVPIIVMAHGFGGIKEMGLDKYAERFVKRGYACLVFDYRHFGASSGEPRELIDVDRELEDYRSAVAYARTVPEADPDRVVLWGTSFAGGHVTVTAADDPRIAATIAQCPFTDGFAAGKRMPFFTLLRLMGRAVQDWCAARRGKEPVRVEVVGEPGEVAVMTAPDSKPGFDLLIADSGLTNWRSQVPARVMFQVPRYIPGRRAKDVRTPILFCICDGDSVTPSGETDRYAAQAVHGEVRHYRAGHFDIYVGEPFETVIRDQIRFLERNVPVVR from the coding sequence ATGCACTGTTCACCTGGGCCTACGACTGCGCAGATCAACGACGAACTCAGGAGAGCCGATATGGCGGAGGCAACCACGGCGCGGCAAGACGTGCGTTTCTTTTCGGGTGACGGCGAATGTCAGGCATGGCTTTACCTGCCGACGGTTGCAACGGTTTTCACACGTGTTCCCATCATCGTCATGGCCCACGGTTTCGGTGGCATCAAAGAGATGGGACTCGACAAATACGCCGAGCGTTTTGTGAAACGGGGCTACGCCTGCCTCGTATTCGACTACCGGCATTTTGGTGCCAGCAGCGGCGAACCACGTGAGCTGATCGACGTGGATCGCGAGCTCGAGGACTACCGAAGTGCGGTCGCCTACGCCAGAACAGTGCCGGAGGCTGATCCCGACCGCGTCGTTCTGTGGGGAACCTCGTTCGCGGGCGGCCACGTCACAGTGACCGCGGCCGACGATCCGCGCATCGCGGCGACGATTGCGCAGTGCCCGTTCACGGACGGCTTCGCAGCGGGTAAGCGGATGCCCTTCTTCACGCTTCTGAGACTCATGGGTCGCGCAGTTCAGGACTGGTGTGCAGCTCGACGGGGCAAGGAGCCCGTGCGAGTCGAAGTGGTCGGGGAGCCCGGAGAAGTCGCGGTGATGACAGCTCCCGACTCGAAGCCTGGTTTCGATTTGCTCATCGCGGATTCCGGCCTGACGAACTGGCGCAGCCAGGTCCCGGCCCGTGTCATGTTCCAAGTGCCCCGGTACATACCCGGCCGCCGCGCCAAAGATGTTCGTACACCGATCCTCTTCTGCATCTGCGATGGCGACAGCGTCACGCCGTCGGGGGAGACCGATCGATACGCCGCCCAGGCAGTTCACGGGGAGGTCCGCCATTACCGGGCAGGACATTTCGATATCTACGTGGGGGAACCGTTCGAGACAGTGATTCGCGACCAGATCCGCTTTCTTGAGCGGAACGTTCCAGTGGTTCGGTGA